One part of the Eulemur rufifrons isolate Redbay chromosome 16, OSU_ERuf_1, whole genome shotgun sequence genome encodes these proteins:
- the ART4 gene encoding ecto-ADP-ribosyltransferase 4 — protein MKLQEQRRSILNTNKCCPLINRYRRILLPTTAAPVMRIRLLGGPLLLLLLLSALQRPSKSSEVAIKINFDLAPGSFDDQYQGCSEQVVEKLNQGDYFTKEAHKNYFGVWHKAHLNWMNQKHAFSTNLTTPHAVALLVYTLNDNVRSNFSKAMASDAKTPQQYEHSFHFKYLHYYLTTAIQLLRKEITTENDTLCYEVHHEMKDVHFKANIGATIRFGQFFSTSLLKEEAQKFGNQTLFTIFTCLGAPVQDFSLKKEVLIPPYELFKVVNMSYHPRGNWLQLRSTGNLSTYNCQLLKASNKKCTPAAIAITALSFLTSIMISFISGV, from the exons ATGAAGCTGCAAGAGCAAAGAAGAAGTATTCTTAATACAAACAAATGCTGTCCACTGATCAACAGATACAGGAGGATTCTCCTCCCAACGACTGCAGCTCCTGTGATGAGAATCCGGCTCCTTGGAGGgccgctgctgctcctgctgctcctctctgccctgcagaGACCCTCGAAGAGTTCTGAG GTTGCAATTAAAATCAACTTTGACTTGGCACCAGGTTCCTTTGATGATCAGTACCAAGGTTGTAGCGAACAGGTCGTGGAGAAACTAAATCAAGGAGATTATTTCACAAAAGAAGCCCATAAGAACTACTTTGGGGTGTGGCACAAAGCTCACTTAAACTGGATGAACCAAAAACACGCCTTCTCCACGAACTTGACTACTCCACATGCTGTGGCTCTCTTGGTTTATACATTGAACGACAATGTTCGCTCTAACTTTTCTAAAGCCATGGCCAGTGACGCCAAGACTCCACAGCAGTATGAACATTCattccatttcaaatatttacacTACTATCTGACCACAGCAATCCAGCTGCTGAGGAAGGAGATCACCACGGAGAATGACACTCTGTGTTATGAAGTCCACCATGAGATGAAAGACGTCCACTTCAAAGCAAACATAGGTGCCACCATTCGATTTGGCCAATTCTTCTCCACCTCCCTCCTAAAAGAAGAGGCACAGAAGTTTGGGAACCAGACACTATTTACCATATTTACCTGCCTGGGTGCACCTGTACAAGACTTCTCCCTCAAGAAGGAAGTCCTGATCCCTCCCTATGAGTTGTTTAAAGTTGTAAATATGAGCTACCACCCAAGAGGAAATTGGTTGCAACTGCGGTCAACTGGGAACCTGAGCACATATAACTGTCAGCTGCTAAAAG